The nucleotide sequence CTTCGAAAACGACCTGCAAAAAGAAGCTTACGACATTTTGGATCGCATTATTATCCAGCGTAAGGCTAAAAAAGCCGGCGCGAAAAAAGAAGCTGCTGCTGCTGCCAAAGAAGAAAAGGCCGCTGCAAAAAAAGCCGAAATTTCAAAGGCTAAAAAGAAGTAGTTCTCCAAAAGTCCGGACCTCCGGACTTTTTTTTTGCTTTAATCGCATCCCGCCCCTGTCCGATCTTTGCTTCCACCTCCTAACCACTGGAGGATTCATGAAAGCTCAAACCATCATCAAAAACAAAAAAGGCCAGGGACTTGTTGAGTACCTGATCATTGTGGCAATCGTTGCTGTCGGCAGCATTTCCGTTATCAAAGTTGTCGGCGCCAACATCGACGTGCAGTTCGCCAACGTGGCGCAGGCCCTGGGCGGAACGGACAGCCGCAAGAAAGAAGCCCACAAAGTCACGGACACTATGTACAAGAAACGCGACTTCAGCGATTTCTTCGAGGGTTCCGTTAACTCCAAATCAGACAGCAAATAGTCATGAAAATCCTGAATCAAAAAGGACAA is from Bdellovibrio bacteriovorus str. Tiberius and encodes:
- a CDS encoding Flp family type IVb pilin, giving the protein MKAQTIIKNKKGQGLVEYLIIVAIVAVGSISVIKVVGANIDVQFANVAQALGGTDSRKKEAHKVTDTMYKKRDFSDFFEGSVNSKSDSK